One genomic region from Mesotoga infera encodes:
- a CDS encoding nucleoside kinase produces MANHEIFVKELGKKVSVTGETTFYELSRMCESFHRAPIMAAKSGNSLIELCRKVNDEQEIEFIDLFSIDGMRIYTRGTLFILFIAIRELFGTAQLNVHHSRGPGLVCDIEGVEISPENLKRIETRMKELVEENAVFEKGTLGKFEAMRSFEEDGQRDKALLFKYRKKSTVNIYRCKGYTNYFYGYMPFSTGTVSKFALIPYGDYFILNLPSTREPNRLPKFVDQPKISSIFLEHERWGKILGVKTVGELNEIICRGPKEIREIVNIAESLHEKKIAAIADRISEHREPSLILIAGPSSSGKTTFSQRLMLHLKVLGMKPVQISVDDYFVDREKTPKDENGNYDFESIYALNIDLFNEQISQLLDGKEVLLPRFDFILGKSGFHDTPIKIAEGQPVIIEGIHGLNELLSRSVPRERKFKIYVSALTQMNLDNLNRIPTTDVRLLRRIVRDNRFRGHSALDTIRMWSSVRRGEDKYIFPFQEEADVMFNSAIAYELAALKGFAEPLLVQIDDSVPEYLEAKRLLRFIDYLLPMTNLEDIPRTSIIKEFIGGSVFSS; encoded by the coding sequence ATGGCCAACCACGAGATTTTCGTAAAGGAATTGGGTAAAAAGGTTTCAGTGACCGGAGAGACTACCTTCTATGAACTTTCCAGAATGTGTGAAAGCTTCCACCGAGCTCCAATAATGGCCGCAAAATCTGGCAATTCTCTTATCGAGCTTTGCAGAAAAGTCAACGATGAGCAGGAAATCGAATTCATCGATCTCTTTTCAATCGACGGTATGAGAATTTACACTAGGGGAACTCTCTTCATTCTCTTTATTGCAATCAGGGAGCTGTTCGGAACTGCCCAGCTAAACGTTCACCATTCAAGGGGTCCCGGTCTTGTCTGTGACATCGAAGGGGTTGAAATCTCTCCCGAAAACTTGAAGAGGATTGAGACAAGGATGAAAGAACTTGTCGAAGAAAATGCGGTTTTCGAGAAAGGTACCTTGGGGAAGTTTGAGGCGATGCGGTCATTTGAAGAAGACGGGCAGAGAGATAAGGCTCTGCTTTTCAAATACAGGAAAAAGTCTACTGTCAATATCTACAGATGCAAAGGATACACGAATTATTTCTACGGTTATATGCCTTTTTCAACCGGCACAGTGAGTAAGTTTGCGCTGATCCCTTATGGAGATTACTTCATTCTCAATCTTCCCAGTACGAGAGAACCAAATAGACTACCGAAATTTGTGGACCAGCCCAAGATCTCAAGCATCTTTCTTGAGCATGAGAGATGGGGAAAGATTCTCGGTGTGAAGACTGTGGGAGAGCTGAACGAAATAATATGCAGGGGACCGAAGGAAATCAGAGAGATAGTGAACATTGCGGAGTCCCTTCATGAGAAGAAAATCGCTGCGATTGCAGATCGCATTTCAGAACACAGGGAACCAAGCCTTATACTAATCGCTGGACCTTCTAGTTCAGGAAAAACGACCTTTTCTCAGAGACTGATGCTTCATCTGAAGGTCCTGGGCATGAAACCTGTCCAGATATCTGTCGACGATTACTTTGTGGATAGAGAAAAGACTCCAAAGGATGAGAACGGAAACTATGATTTCGAATCGATATATGCTCTAAACATTGACCTGTTCAACGAACAGATTTCGCAACTCCTCGATGGAAAAGAGGTATTGCTGCCAAGGTTCGATTTTATCCTCGGTAAGAGCGGATTTCACGACACACCGATCAAAATTGCAGAGGGCCAACCTGTAATAATCGAAGGAATACACGGGTTGAATGAGTTGCTAAGCAGGTCGGTCCCTCGCGAAAGAAAATTCAAGATCTACGTCAGCGCTCTTACTCAGATGAATCTCGACAATCTGAACAGAATTCCAACCACAGACGTCAGATTGCTGCGCAGGATTGTACGTGACAACAGGTTTAGAGGACACTCTGCGCTTGATACAATAAGAATGTGGTCCAGCGTAAGGAGAGGAGAGGACAAGTACATATTCCCCTTCCAGGAAGAGGCAGACGTGATGTTTAATTCCGCGATTGCATACGAGCTGGCTGCGCTGAAGGGATTTGCGGAACCTTTACTTGTTCAGATAGATGATTCAGTACCCGAGTATCTTGAAGCAAAGAGACTTTTGAGATTTATAGATTACCTGCTACCTATGACAAATCTGGAAGATATTCCAAGAACTTCAATAATCAAAGAGTTCATAGGTGGAAGTGTGTTCAGTTCCTGA
- a CDS encoding S41 family peptidase, whose translation MSKEKALKIVVSISVLVSVFFLGAFTSMTEDEVFEKFSPVFQILNYIDRNYYDIEKVDYEAILDETLTGTMRGLDDPFAWYFDPVQTKENELDTTSKYGGIGSTVQYNIEFDCLEVVAPMAGSPSEKVGLKTGDLILTIDNVPVSDVGYYGAVNMLRGDPGTDVVLEVYRESVTEPFFVEITRAFIEIRSVKSELLTVEDLEISYIQITGFNAPTYDEFQDALNLSRNSKAYIIDLRNNPGGLLQSVLNISSLMLPKGQRVITIRYRDGQEEIYNSWGSRYNTYFTDKPIVVLVNDGSASASEILTGALKDHGLATIVGTKTFGKAAVQTVFNLSNGGEIWLPTAHYFTPDGNDIHLQGIEPDIVVEPGEDVPGEDGRELTLSTASVDVEHDLQLSKALETILEQLGAKTEN comes from the coding sequence ATGTCAAAAGAGAAAGCCCTTAAGATAGTCGTGTCAATTTCAGTGCTGGTCTCAGTGTTTTTTCTAGGGGCGTTTACGTCCATGACGGAAGACGAGGTTTTCGAGAAATTCAGTCCTGTATTTCAGATACTCAATTACATAGATCGGAACTATTATGATATTGAAAAGGTAGATTATGAGGCGATTCTAGATGAGACTCTGACAGGAACGATGCGTGGACTTGATGATCCCTTTGCATGGTATTTCGACCCTGTCCAGACAAAGGAAAACGAACTGGACACAACCTCTAAGTACGGTGGAATAGGCTCTACAGTCCAGTACAATATAGAATTCGACTGTCTGGAAGTAGTGGCACCTATGGCTGGAAGCCCTTCTGAGAAGGTTGGTTTGAAGACAGGCGATTTGATTCTCACAATAGACAATGTCCCAGTATCTGATGTCGGTTACTACGGCGCCGTCAATATGTTGAGAGGCGACCCTGGAACTGATGTAGTGCTGGAGGTTTATAGAGAGTCAGTCACAGAACCCTTCTTCGTCGAAATCACAAGGGCGTTTATAGAAATAAGGAGCGTAAAGAGCGAACTGCTAACTGTCGAAGACTTAGAAATCTCTTACATACAGATAACAGGCTTCAACGCACCTACCTACGATGAATTCCAGGATGCTCTGAACCTTAGCAGAAACAGCAAGGCCTACATAATTGATCTGCGAAACAATCCAGGCGGACTTCTGCAAAGTGTTCTGAACATCTCATCGCTCATGCTGCCTAAAGGGCAGAGAGTGATAACGATAAGGTACAGAGATGGACAAGAAGAGATTTACAACTCCTGGGGATCTAGATACAACACCTACTTCACCGACAAACCAATTGTAGTCCTTGTCAATGATGGAAGCGCTTCGGCTTCAGAGATACTGACAGGCGCTCTAAAGGATCACGGGCTCGCAACGATTGTCGGTACCAAGACGTTCGGAAAGGCCGCCGTTCAAACTGTATTCAATCTTTCGAACGGTGGCGAAATCTGGCTCCCCACTGCTCACTATTTCACTCCAGATGGAAATGACATCCACCTCCAGGGGATAGAACCGGATATCGTCGTAGAGCCGGGAGAAGACGTTCCTGGTGAAGACGGAAGAGAGCTGACACTATCGACGGCGTCGGTAGATGTCGAACATGATCTTCAGCTATCAAAGGCTCTGGAGACCATACTTGAGCAATTGGGAGCGAAGACTGAAAATTGA
- a CDS encoding metal-sensitive transcriptional regulator, whose product MQGVDVETRKAVLNRLKRIEGQIRGLQKMVENDRVCGDILTQVSAVNSALSRVSEMIVKGYARKCVIEANESGQIEELDNLIENIIKLRGV is encoded by the coding sequence ATGCAAGGAGTAGACGTAGAGACCAGAAAGGCGGTCTTAAACAGACTGAAAAGAATCGAGGGACAGATTAGAGGTCTGCAGAAAATGGTTGAAAACGACAGGGTTTGCGGAGACATTCTCACCCAGGTTTCGGCCGTGAACTCAGCTCTTTCAAGAGTATCCGAGATGATTGTAAAGGGTTACGCTAGAAAATGCGTTATCGAAGCCAATGAGTCTGGACAGATCGAAGAGCTTGACAATCTTATTGAAAACATAATTAAACTCAGAGGAGTCTAG
- a CDS encoding tRNA (adenine-N1)-methyltransferase, giving the protein MIEYGDNVLILLEDEETKYFSEVKKGGILKTHFGNLIMDSLVGKEFGEKIDLGLRNAYLIKPSMIDGIFSLKRSTQIVYPKDMAFILLTLDIKPGDVVYEAGTGTGVMTSVFSRQVGESGKVVSYEKRSDFLEKAKKNVGRLGFIERVTFVAGEIAECEIRQRADAFFLDVPEPSTSLETSIKILKGSGRICIICPTSNQVQETIGILRDLGVIDIQVWEIMARNYKTNPERFRPEDRMIGHTTYLVFGIKAEGRKFNVKRESP; this is encoded by the coding sequence ATGATCGAATACGGTGACAACGTTCTGATTCTACTCGAAGATGAGGAAACAAAGTACTTTTCTGAGGTGAAGAAAGGCGGCATTCTCAAAACGCATTTTGGCAATCTGATTATGGATTCCCTGGTTGGAAAGGAATTCGGAGAGAAGATTGACCTTGGTCTTCGGAATGCTTACCTGATCAAACCATCGATGATCGACGGGATTTTTTCTTTGAAAAGATCTACTCAAATAGTCTATCCAAAGGATATGGCATTCATCTTATTGACCCTGGACATAAAACCAGGAGACGTAGTCTACGAAGCCGGAACCGGAACAGGTGTGATGACTTCTGTTTTCTCCCGGCAGGTGGGCGAATCTGGCAAGGTCGTATCCTATGAAAAAAGATCGGATTTTCTTGAGAAGGCTAAGAAGAATGTCGGCCGCCTGGGCTTTATTGAAAGAGTAACCTTCGTAGCCGGAGAGATCGCTGAATGTGAGATAAGGCAAAGGGCAGACGCCTTCTTTCTTGATGTTCCAGAACCTTCTACTTCTCTCGAAACATCGATAAAGATTCTCAAGGGAAGTGGACGGATTTGCATTATCTGCCCTACAAGCAACCAGGTTCAGGAAACGATCGGGATTCTTAGAGATCTCGGAGTTATAGATATTCAGGTGTGGGAGATTATGGCCAGGAACTACAAGACAAATCCCGAGAGATTTCGACCGGAGGACAGAATGATTGGTCACACAACATACCTGGTGTTCGGCATAAAAGCTGAAGGGAGGAAGTTTAATGTCAAAAGAGAAAGCCCTTAA